A window from Elusimicrobia bacterium HGW-Elusimicrobia-1 encodes these proteins:
- the accC gene encoding acetyl-CoA carboxylase biotin carboxylase subunit yields MFKKVLVANRGEIAVRVIRALKEMLIPTVAIHSEVDRNCLHVAMADEKICVGPGPSLDSYLNVPNIISAALITKSDAIHPGYGFLAENIYFAEVCRDSGITFIGPAPDTIKKMGDKIAARQMMRKLGVPVVPGTDGPVNPEDPDIFKIAKKVGYPIIVKASAGGGGKGMRIVNSEDELKNALDMASTEARKAFGNDSVYFEKYLEEPRHIEFQILGDKKGKIVSLPERDCSIQRRHQKLVEESPSTAVDRSLRKKMGKAARLAAAGVKYRTVGTVEFLLDKKDNFYFMEMNTRIQVEHPVTEMITGIDLVKEQIRLASGETLGYDSDDIKINGHAIECRVNAEDPDRDFIPSGGKVERFISPGGMGVRVETHLYSGYVIPSFYDSLLAKVITHDKTRKEAISKMRRALAEMKVEGVKTTIPLHQRIFENEDFIKGDVYTNFLQKHIFSI; encoded by the coding sequence ATGTTTAAAAAAGTTCTCGTAGCCAACAGGGGCGAAATAGCCGTTCGCGTCATCCGCGCGCTCAAGGAAATGCTCATCCCCACGGTGGCGATACATTCGGAGGTCGACAGAAACTGCCTGCACGTGGCGATGGCCGATGAAAAAATCTGCGTGGGCCCCGGCCCGTCGCTGGACAGCTACCTCAACGTTCCCAATATAATTTCCGCGGCCCTCATTACCAAGTCCGACGCCATACATCCCGGCTACGGCTTCCTGGCCGAAAATATTTATTTTGCCGAAGTGTGCCGCGATTCCGGAATTACTTTCATAGGCCCCGCGCCGGACACCATCAAGAAAATGGGCGACAAAATCGCCGCGCGGCAGATGATGAGAAAACTCGGCGTTCCCGTGGTGCCGGGCACCGACGGCCCCGTTAATCCGGAAGACCCCGACATATTCAAGATAGCCAAAAAAGTGGGCTATCCCATAATCGTAAAGGCCTCGGCCGGCGGCGGCGGAAAAGGAATGCGGATAGTCAATTCCGAGGATGAACTTAAAAACGCGCTCGATATGGCAAGTACCGAAGCCAGAAAGGCCTTCGGCAACGATTCGGTCTATTTTGAAAAATATCTCGAAGAACCAAGGCACATAGAATTTCAGATACTCGGCGACAAGAAAGGCAAGATAGTGAGCTTGCCCGAGCGCGATTGCTCGATACAGCGCCGCCACCAGAAGCTCGTCGAGGAAAGTCCTTCTACGGCGGTCGATCGTTCCCTGCGCAAAAAAATGGGCAAGGCCGCCCGTCTCGCCGCCGCGGGAGTGAAATACCGCACGGTCGGCACGGTGGAATTCCTGTTGGACAAAAAAGACAATTTTTATTTTATGGAAATGAACACGCGCATACAAGTCGAACATCCCGTTACCGAAATGATAACAGGCATCGACCTCGTAAAAGAACAGATTCGTCTGGCTTCAGGAGAAACACTGGGATATGACTCCGACGATATAAAGATAAACGGCCACGCCATAGAATGCCGCGTGAACGCCGAGGATCCAGACAGGGATTTCATACCGTCTGGCGGAAAAGTCGAAAGGTTTATATCGCCGGGCGGTATGGGTGTGCGCGTGGAGACGCATCTTTATTCGGGGTATGTGATACCGTCATTTTATGATTCGCTTCTGGCCAAAGTCATTACTCATGACAAAACCAGAAAAGAGGCCATCAGCAAAATGCGCAGGGCGCTGGCCGAGATGAAGGTCGAAGGCGTGAAAACCACCATACCGCTCCATCAGCGGATATTTGAGAACGAAGATTTTATCAAAGGCGACGTATACACGAATTTTCTCCAAAAGCATATATTCTCCATATAG
- a CDS encoding phosphoheptose isomerase — protein sequence MKKKIEKIIRESAIAVSALSSEAGTIAAVARKITESFRRGGKLLVFGNGGSAADAQHFAAELVVKFEKKRKALPAIALNVNTSAITSCANDFSYEEIFSRQLEALLGKGDVVVGISTSGNSPNVVRALEYASSRGAVTVAFSGREGGRVAEIADIVLRAPSDVTARVQECHILAIHAVCKIVEETLCRKS from the coding sequence ATGAAAAAGAAAATCGAAAAAATCATACGCGAAAGCGCGATTGCGGTTTCCGCCTTGTCTTCCGAGGCGGGCACAATCGCCGCTGTCGCCAGAAAGATAACGGAGTCCTTCCGGCGTGGCGGCAAGCTTCTGGTTTTCGGCAACGGCGGTTCGGCCGCCGACGCTCAGCACTTCGCGGCGGAACTTGTCGTTAAATTCGAGAAGAAAAGAAAAGCCCTGCCCGCCATAGCCCTTAACGTCAACACGTCCGCCATTACTTCCTGCGCGAACGATTTCAGCTACGAGGAAATTTTTTCCCGCCAACTTGAGGCGCTGCTCGGCAAGGGCGACGTCGTCGTGGGAATATCGACCAGCGGCAATTCGCCGAACGTAGTGCGCGCGCTCGAATACGCCTCGTCGCGCGGAGCCGTCACGGTGGCTTTCAGCGGACGCGAAGGCGGTCGCGTCGCCGAGATCGCCGACATCGTTTTGCGCGCGCCTTCCGACGTAACCGCGCGCGTGCAGGAGTGCCACATACTGGCCATCCACGCCGTCTGCAAAATAGTCGAAGAAACTTTATGCCGAAAATCCTGA
- a CDS encoding D-glycero-beta-D-manno-heptose 1-phosphate adenylyltransferase has translation MPKILKIAALSRRLSSLRKRGKKIVFTNGCFDIIHPGHVKVFRFAKSLGDTLVVGVNTDASVRKLKGPSRPVSDDKSRALVVSAMESVDYVVLFGEGTPLKIIKKIRPDVLVKGADYSSGKIVGAEYAGRVVRVPLAKNHSTTRLISRIKQCEK, from the coding sequence ATGCCGAAAATCCTGAAGATTGCCGCGCTCTCGCGCAGGTTGTCTTCGCTGCGAAAACGCGGCAAAAAAATCGTTTTTACCAACGGCTGTTTCGATATAATCCATCCCGGCCACGTCAAAGTGTTTCGTTTCGCGAAATCTCTTGGCGACACGCTCGTAGTCGGCGTAAATACCGACGCTTCGGTCAGAAAGTTGAAGGGGCCGTCGCGGCCGGTGTCCGACGATAAATCGCGCGCGCTGGTCGTATCGGCGATGGAAAGCGTGGACTACGTGGTTCTTTTCGGCGAGGGCACCCCTCTTAAAATCATAAAAAAAATCCGTCCGGACGTTCTTGTGAAGGGCGCCGATTATTCGTCCGGAAAAATCGTCGGAGCCGAATACGCGGGCAGGGTCGTCCGCGTGCCGCTGGCCAAAAATCATTCTACGACACGTCTTATATCACGAATCAAACAATGCGAGAAATAG
- a CDS encoding phosphomethylpyrimidine synthase: MITDKLIKKIARAENVSESFLAGVLRSGRATVSFNGSARKPPRFRPLAIGEGLRVKVNANIGTSPDSISVEREMKKLSAAVSAGADAVMDLSTGGNLDKIRRAVLSSSEVSVGTVPIYQAICETVRRRRPPEDMPPELIFDVIEKQAADGVDFMTIHSGVTRTNSALAVKNRLTGIVSRGGSFLARWMMKSGRENPLYENYDKLLDILKKYDVTISLGDGLRPGCLADANDAAQISELKILGRLVERARAAGVSVMVEGPGHMPLDQIAAHVKSAKKVIHSAPYYVLGPLVTDIAAGYDHITGAIGGALAAWAGADFLCYVTPTEHLGLPDVAAVREGVMASRIAAHAADIARGGNNARDVDDKLSKRRKALDWKGQKKLALDPDKFDEAARLTPRLVSSKKAVCSMCGDYCAMKQI, encoded by the coding sequence ATGATAACCGATAAACTTATAAAAAAAATCGCCCGCGCGGAAAACGTTTCCGAATCATTCCTTGCCGGAGTTCTTCGCAGCGGCCGCGCGACTGTTTCTTTTAACGGCTCCGCTCGAAAGCCCCCGCGCTTCCGTCCGCTGGCCATAGGCGAGGGCCTCAGAGTAAAAGTAAACGCCAACATCGGCACATCGCCCGACTCGATTTCCGTCGAGCGGGAGATGAAAAAACTCTCGGCCGCGGTTTCCGCCGGCGCCGACGCGGTGATGGATTTGTCCACCGGCGGCAATCTCGATAAAATCCGCCGCGCGGTGCTCTCCTCGTCCGAAGTTTCCGTCGGCACCGTACCGATATATCAGGCAATTTGCGAGACGGTCCGCCGCCGCCGCCCGCCGGAAGATATGCCGCCGGAATTGATTTTCGACGTCATCGAAAAACAGGCCGCCGACGGCGTGGATTTTATGACAATTCACTCCGGCGTAACGCGGACGAATTCCGCCTTGGCCGTCAAGAATCGCCTTACGGGAATTGTCAGCCGCGGCGGGTCGTTTCTGGCCAGATGGATGATGAAAAGCGGCAGAGAAAACCCTCTGTATGAAAATTACGATAAACTTTTGGACATTCTTAAAAAATACGACGTTACCATAAGCTTAGGCGACGGCCTCAGGCCCGGCTGTCTGGCCGACGCCAATGACGCCGCGCAGATATCGGAGCTTAAAATTCTCGGACGTCTCGTCGAGAGAGCGCGCGCGGCGGGCGTAAGCGTAATGGTCGAAGGTCCCGGGCATATGCCGCTTGATCAAATCGCGGCTCACGTGAAATCGGCCAAAAAAGTAATCCATTCGGCGCCATACTACGTGCTCGGCCCGCTTGTCACCGACATTGCCGCCGGCTACGACCACATAACGGGCGCCATCGGCGGAGCGCTGGCCGCCTGGGCCGGCGCGGATTTTCTCTGCTACGTAACGCCGACGGAACATCTCGGACTTCCCGACGTCGCGGCCGTAAGAGAAGGCGTGATGGCCTCAAGGATAGCGGCCCACGCCGCCGACATCGCCCGAGGCGGCAACAACGCCCGAGACGTCGACGATAAACTCTCAAAACGCCGGAAGGCGCTGGATTGGAAAGGCCAAAAAAAGCTTGCTCTGGATCCGGACAAGTTCGACGAGGCCGCGCGCCTGACTCCGCGGCTTGTATCGTCGAAAAAAGCCGTCTGTTCAATGTGCGGCGACTATTGCGCGATGAAGCAGATATGA
- a CDS encoding homoserine kinase codes for MKKTITVKVPATTANLGSGFDSFGAALQLRNTLTVEVGGNPSGYSGHSASPEIIIRGEGAGALPTNASNLVWRAMRRGFAAASLKKIPRVRIVMENAVPLTSGLGSSASAVVGGLLAANEICYNKLSHEKLIQIAVGLEGHPDNAVPAFAGGFCVSFDDKGRTGYAKMSISRLGIVAAVCVPDVDFPTAAARGLLPRSVKMSDAVYNLSRSALFVAAVSLRDGSLIKHAVGDRLHQARRMKRIPGADSAFEAADKAGALGVCVSGAGPSIVALCPTGAARAATRAMSASFARKGINSRAFILDFTDRGATVTTKNK; via the coding sequence ATGAAAAAAACCATAACCGTAAAAGTTCCCGCCACCACCGCCAATCTGGGCTCGGGTTTCGATTCTTTCGGCGCGGCGCTCCAATTGCGCAATACGCTTACCGTGGAAGTCGGCGGCAATCCGTCGGGATATTCCGGTCATTCCGCATCGCCCGAAATAATCATCAGGGGCGAAGGCGCCGGCGCGCTGCCGACAAATGCGTCCAACCTGGTTTGGCGCGCGATGCGCAGGGGTTTCGCCGCGGCGTCGCTTAAAAAAATCCCGCGCGTTCGTATAGTAATGGAGAACGCCGTTCCGTTGACGAGCGGGCTGGGTTCATCGGCCTCCGCCGTCGTCGGAGGACTGCTGGCGGCCAATGAAATTTGCTATAATAAACTTTCGCACGAAAAACTCATTCAAATCGCCGTCGGACTCGAAGGCCATCCGGACAACGCCGTTCCCGCCTTCGCCGGCGGTTTTTGCGTTTCATTCGACGACAAAGGGCGCACCGGATACGCAAAAATGAGCATTTCGCGCTTGGGCATAGTGGCAGCCGTTTGTGTGCCCGATGTTGATTTTCCCACGGCGGCCGCCCGCGGGCTTCTGCCGCGCTCCGTCAAGATGTCCGACGCCGTTTATAATCTTTCGCGCTCCGCGCTTTTTGTGGCGGCCGTTTCTTTGCGCGACGGCTCTCTTATAAAACACGCCGTCGGAGACCGGCTGCACCAGGCGCGCAGAATGAAGCGCATACCCGGCGCCGACTCGGCGTTTGAGGCGGCAGATAAGGCCGGAGCTTTGGGAGTTTGCGTATCCGGCGCGGGACCTTCGATAGTGGCGCTCTGCCCGACGGGAGCCGCGCGGGCCGCAACTCGCGCGATGTCGGCGTCTTTTGCCCGCAAAGGCATAAACTCGCGCGCGTTCATTCTTGATTTTACCGATCGCGGAGCGACGGTTACGACAAAAAACAAATAA
- a CDS encoding aspartate kinase, with the protein MALVVMKFGGSSVADADKIKNVASRVIETRRRGNKVVVVVSAPGDTTDDLITLAFKLTENPDAREMDMLMATGEQVSIALLTMAVKARGTRAISLTGSQAGIYADSCHTRARITKIIPTKIKRELVRGNVVIVAGFQGVNPNDDITTLGRGGSDLTAVALSAALGADECRIYTDVDGVYTTDPRMVPDARKIDVISYDEMLEMAGSGAQVMQGRSVEVAKKYGVNIRVLSSFAKTAGTLITGEPDKENQMEAAVVRAVTLDRNQAKFSVLDIPDRPGIASGIFGALSADGINVDMIIQSAARQRSNDISFTVSRTDAKKTAEILRKLRGRTGASGVAEDRGVAKVSIVGVGMKSHPGVAANMFSALAASGVNIEMISTSEIKVSCIVSEKQSDKAVSSLHKAFGLGAKSAKRKRK; encoded by the coding sequence ATGGCGCTTGTGGTAATGAAATTCGGCGGCTCGTCCGTGGCGGACGCCGACAAAATAAAAAACGTCGCCTCGCGCGTCATAGAAACAAGAAGACGCGGGAATAAAGTCGTGGTGGTGGTTTCCGCCCCGGGCGATACAACCGACGATCTTATAACGCTGGCTTTCAAACTGACCGAAAATCCCGACGCCCGCGAGATGGATATGCTGATGGCCACGGGCGAGCAGGTTTCCATCGCTCTTTTGACGATGGCGGTAAAAGCCCGCGGCACGCGCGCGATATCTTTGACCGGTTCTCAGGCGGGCATTTACGCGGATTCCTGCCACACCAGAGCCCGCATCACCAAGATAATTCCCACAAAGATTAAGCGCGAACTCGTCCGCGGCAATGTGGTCATAGTCGCGGGTTTTCAGGGAGTCAATCCCAACGACGATATAACCACTCTGGGCCGCGGCGGTTCGGATTTAACGGCGGTGGCTTTGTCGGCCGCGCTCGGCGCCGACGAGTGCCGGATATACACGGATGTCGACGGAGTTTATACCACCGACCCCCGTATGGTTCCCGACGCCCGCAAGATAGACGTTATTTCCTATGACGAAATGCTGGAGATGGCCGGCTCCGGCGCTCAGGTAATGCAGGGGCGTTCCGTCGAAGTCGCCAAGAAATACGGCGTAAACATAAGAGTATTGTCAAGTTTCGCAAAGACGGCGGGCACGCTCATAACCGGCGAACCCGACAAGGAGAATCAGATGGAAGCGGCCGTTGTAAGAGCTGTAACTCTTGACAGAAACCAGGCGAAATTTTCGGTTCTCGACATTCCCGACAGACCCGGCATCGCGTCCGGTATATTCGGCGCGCTGTCGGCCGACGGCATAAATGTCGACATGATAATACAATCCGCCGCCAGACAGAGATCGAACGACATTTCTTTTACCGTAAGCCGCACCGACGCCAAAAAAACCGCCGAGATATTGCGAAAACTCCGCGGGCGCACGGGCGCATCGGGCGTCGCCGAGGATAGAGGGGTGGCCAAGGTTTCTATAGTCGGAGTGGGAATGAAAAGTCATCCGGGCGTGGCCGCAAATATGTTCTCCGCGCTGGCCGCTTCCGGAGTCAACATAGAGATGATTTCGACCAGCGAAATAAAAGTGTCCTGCATTGTCTCGGAGAAACAGTCCGACAAGGCCGTGTCGTCGCTGCACAAGGCCTTTGGTCTCGGCGCGAAATCCGCGAAACGCAAGAGAAAATAA
- a CDS encoding citramalate synthase — MKIKLYDTTLRDGSQSASVSFTVDDKLKIARRLSSFGIDYIEGGWPGSNTTDEEFFRVASRMADIRPRLVAFGSTRYKRNKASADPNLVALVKSGAPTAAIFGKTWDLHVTCALRTTLDENLKMIEDSVAFVRSKGMGVVYDAEHFFDGYKANRAYALATITRAVSAGAFNITLCDTNGGTLPDEISEILSEVMAHLKNIPLSALTGKKLPSVGIHAHNDAGCGAANSIVAVESGAVLVQGTINGIGERCGNANLCSIIPSLNIKLGLDSAVSASKLKMLTELSRYVDEVINRMPDETQPYVGRNAFAHKGGIHVSAVERHSATYEHIDPSVVGNTRRIVVSELSGKSNVLAKAKELKFNLAAEDVHARELIENVKKNEAAGYQYEDADGSFALLVLKTTGKYKPFFRLKSYRTIVESDRNGRLTTEATVKLEVDGKLKYTVAEGDGPVNALDRALHESLEEFYPGLKKVSLRDFKVRVINPTSGTAAAVRVFIESADERSEWGTVGVSENIIEASWLALCDALEYKLFKDWRKKR; from the coding sequence ATGAAGATAAAACTTTACGATACCACATTAAGAGACGGCTCTCAGAGCGCGTCGGTTTCTTTTACCGTCGACGACAAACTTAAAATCGCCCGCCGGCTGAGTTCCTTCGGCATTGACTACATAGAGGGCGGATGGCCCGGCTCAAACACGACCGACGAGGAATTCTTTCGCGTCGCGTCGCGCATGGCCGATATCCGTCCGCGGCTTGTCGCGTTCGGTTCGACCAGATATAAACGCAACAAGGCCTCCGCCGACCCTAATCTTGTCGCGCTGGTAAAATCCGGAGCGCCCACGGCCGCGATTTTCGGCAAAACATGGGATCTGCACGTGACTTGCGCCCTGCGCACTACGCTCGACGAGAATCTTAAAATGATAGAAGACAGCGTAGCGTTCGTTCGTTCAAAGGGTATGGGTGTTGTCTACGACGCTGAGCATTTTTTCGACGGCTACAAGGCCAATCGCGCTTACGCTCTCGCCACAATAACCCGCGCCGTCTCCGCCGGCGCCTTCAACATAACGCTTTGCGACACCAACGGCGGGACACTGCCGGACGAAATATCCGAAATTCTCTCGGAAGTAATGGCGCATCTAAAAAATATTCCGCTTTCGGCCCTGACGGGAAAGAAACTTCCGTCCGTCGGTATACACGCCCACAACGACGCCGGCTGCGGCGCGGCCAACTCCATAGTCGCCGTGGAATCCGGAGCCGTGCTCGTGCAGGGAACCATAAACGGCATAGGCGAAAGATGCGGCAACGCCAATCTCTGCTCGATAATTCCGTCGCTCAACATAAAACTCGGACTCGATTCCGCCGTGTCCGCCTCGAAACTCAAAATGCTCACGGAGCTTTCACGCTATGTCGACGAGGTGATCAACAGGATGCCCGACGAAACGCAGCCCTATGTCGGCAGGAATGCTTTCGCGCACAAGGGCGGAATCCACGTGTCCGCCGTGGAGAGACACTCGGCCACTTACGAACATATAGATCCTTCGGTCGTCGGAAATACTCGCAGAATAGTGGTTAGCGAACTCTCCGGAAAGTCCAACGTTCTGGCCAAGGCCAAGGAACTTAAATTCAATCTGGCCGCCGAAGACGTCCACGCGCGCGAACTCATAGAAAACGTAAAGAAAAATGAAGCCGCGGGATACCAATACGAAGACGCGGACGGCTCTTTCGCTCTTCTGGTGCTTAAAACAACCGGCAAGTATAAGCCGTTCTTCCGTCTGAAAAGTTACCGGACAATCGTCGAAAGCGACAGAAACGGGCGCTTGACGACTGAAGCCACCGTCAAGCTGGAAGTCGACGGAAAATTAAAATATACCGTCGCCGAGGGCGATGGCCCCGTAAACGCGCTGGACCGCGCTCTGCACGAGTCGCTCGAAGAATTTTATCCGGGACTTAAAAAAGTGTCGCTCCGCGACTTTAAGGTCCGCGTGATAAATCCGACTTCGGGCACGGCGGCCGCTGTCAGGGTTTTTATAGAATCCGCCGACGAGCGCTCCGAGTGGGGCACCGTGGGTGTTTCGGAAAACATAATCGAGGCGTCGTGGCTGGCTCTTTGCGACGCGCTGGAATATAAACTTTTCAAGGATTGGCGGAAAAAGCGGTGA
- the ilvD gene encoding dihydroxy-acid dehydratase has protein sequence MLSDTIKRGIQRAPNRCLLYATGISPSDIGKPFIGIASSFTDLVPGHTQMRDLERYIERGIAAGGGVPFIFGVPAICDGIAMGHAGMHFSLPSREIVADTVEVVARAHALDGLVLLTNCDKITPGMLMAAARLNIPSIVVTAGPMMTGRYKGKRRSLVRDTFEAVGLAQAGKLAPEEVAALEISACPGAGSCQGLYTANTMACLTEAMGMSLEGCGSALAVSSKKRRIAYESGQRIVRLVRENVTPRRILTHNAFKNAITVDMAIGGSTNTVLHLPAIATEAGVKIDLELFDKISRVTPNILKLEPAGDDYMEDLEYAGGVPAVLSALKGKLESSPTVSGKNILDIAKNAKILDADVVRSKNPYSKEGGIAILFGNLAPLGSVVKQSAVSEKARKFTGRARVFESEELAMKAVSEKKIKKGDVVVIRGEGPKGGPGMREMLSVTAAIVGQGLSDSVALVTDGRFSGGTRGPCIGHVSPEAAEGGPIAIVREGDTIVIDIPARKIDVRLTVSEIKVRMATRKAPQPKFKYGYLSRYSKLVTNASTGAILK, from the coding sequence ATGTTAAGCGATACCATTAAAAGAGGAATACAAAGAGCGCCCAACAGATGCCTGCTTTACGCGACCGGAATTTCTCCGAGCGATATTGGCAAGCCCTTTATCGGAATAGCGTCTTCGTTTACCGACCTGGTGCCCGGTCATACCCAGATGCGGGACCTCGAAAGATATATAGAGCGCGGAATCGCCGCCGGCGGCGGAGTGCCTTTTATTTTCGGCGTTCCGGCGATCTGCGACGGCATCGCGATGGGTCACGCGGGTATGCATTTTTCGCTTCCTTCAAGGGAAATCGTCGCCGATACCGTCGAAGTCGTGGCGCGCGCGCACGCTCTCGACGGCCTGGTGCTCCTTACAAATTGCGATAAAATCACTCCGGGTATGCTGATGGCCGCCGCCCGTCTGAACATTCCTTCGATAGTGGTAACGGCCGGCCCGATGATGACGGGAAGATACAAAGGCAAACGCCGGTCGCTCGTCAGAGACACATTTGAAGCGGTGGGCCTTGCTCAGGCCGGAAAACTTGCTCCCGAAGAAGTCGCCGCTCTTGAAATATCCGCCTGCCCCGGCGCGGGTTCGTGCCAGGGTCTCTACACCGCCAACACTATGGCCTGCCTGACCGAGGCGATGGGTATGTCGCTTGAGGGCTGCGGCTCGGCGCTGGCGGTATCGTCCAAAAAACGCCGCATAGCGTATGAATCCGGCCAGAGAATCGTCCGGCTCGTCAGAGAAAACGTTACCCCGCGGCGGATACTCACGCACAACGCTTTCAAAAACGCGATAACCGTCGATATGGCGATAGGCGGCTCGACGAACACGGTTCTTCATCTTCCCGCGATAGCCACGGAAGCGGGCGTGAAAATCGACCTTGAACTTTTCGATAAAATATCCCGCGTCACGCCGAATATTCTTAAACTCGAGCCCGCGGGCGACGACTATATGGAAGACCTCGAATACGCCGGCGGAGTGCCCGCGGTGCTTTCGGCGCTGAAGGGCAAACTCGAATCGTCTCCGACGGTATCGGGCAAAAACATACTCGATATAGCCAAGAACGCCAAGATTCTCGACGCCGATGTCGTCCGCTCGAAGAATCCTTACTCGAAAGAAGGCGGCATAGCGATACTTTTCGGCAATCTGGCTCCGCTGGGTTCCGTAGTCAAGCAGTCGGCGGTTTCAGAAAAAGCGCGCAAGTTTACCGGCCGCGCCAGAGTATTTGAGTCGGAAGAACTTGCGATGAAGGCCGTATCCGAGAAGAAAATAAAGAAAGGCGACGTCGTGGTAATCCGCGGCGAAGGCCCCAAAGGCGGGCCGGGCATGAGAGAAATGCTCTCCGTTACCGCCGCGATAGTGGGGCAGGGTCTTTCGGATTCGGTTGCGCTTGTTACCGACGGAAGATTCTCCGGCGGAACGCGCGGTCCCTGCATAGGCCACGTAAGCCCCGAGGCCGCCGAAGGCGGACCCATCGCCATTGTGCGCGAGGGCGACACTATCGTAATAGATATTCCCGCAAGAAAAATAGATGTGCGTCTTACCGTATCGGAGATTAAAGTCAGAATGGCCACGCGGAAAGCGCCCCAGCCGAAATTCAAGTACGGCTATCTTTCCAGATACTCGAAACTTGTGACCAACGCCTCCACGGGCGCGATATTGAAGTAG
- the ilvB gene encoding acetolactate synthase, large subunit, biosynthetic type: MKLTGAQIFVESLKKLGVEVVFGIPGGQVLPLMDAIYSAPFKFILTRHEQGAAHMADGYARSSGKVGVCFATSGPGATNLVTGIANAYMDSIPMVAFTGQVATHLIGNDAFQEADITGITRPIVKHNYLVKKVDDLARTIAEAFYIASTGRPGPVLIDIPVDVQRAETDFIWPEKLEIRSYKPHTAPNFAQIKRAADAINASKKPVIYAGGGVVASGAHKELLKLASSAGIPVTTTLMAHGAFPTSDKLWLGMLGMHGTYAANHAMQNADLIIAVGSRFDDRCTGKLSGFAPRASNIIHIDIDPTSISKTVAATIPIVADAKSALAELVKHVKKSSRPSWIATIDGWKKNYPLKYNSDDKLRGQYVIETLSRLTGGKAVAVTEVGQHQMWAAQFYRPSSPRGFLSSGGLGTMGYGFPAAIGAKVANPSQNVFVIAGDGSIQMNIQELATAVLNGIDVKVLILNNNYLGMVRQWQEMFYGRRYSSVCLHKNVDCPTECDKPGRKGCPPYTPDFVRLAEAYGAKGMRVTKKSEVESALKKIVALKGVVVAEFIIEPEENVLPMVPAGAALDEIITSLA; encoded by the coding sequence ATGAAACTCACAGGCGCTCAGATATTTGTCGAATCACTAAAAAAACTCGGGGTCGAAGTCGTTTTCGGCATACCGGGCGGGCAGGTTCTGCCGTTAATGGACGCGATTTATTCCGCGCCGTTTAAGTTCATACTGACCCGTCACGAGCAGGGCGCCGCCCATATGGCCGACGGCTACGCGCGTTCCTCGGGCAAGGTCGGAGTTTGCTTTGCCACCTCAGGTCCCGGCGCGACGAATCTTGTCACAGGGATCGCCAACGCCTATATGGACTCAATCCCGATGGTCGCTTTCACTGGACAGGTCGCAACGCACTTAATAGGCAACGACGCTTTTCAGGAAGCCGACATCACCGGAATAACGCGGCCCATCGTAAAACATAACTATCTGGTCAAAAAAGTCGACGACCTTGCGCGCACCATAGCCGAGGCGTTTTACATTGCGTCCACCGGACGTCCGGGCCCGGTTCTCATAGACATTCCCGTCGACGTTCAGAGGGCCGAGACCGATTTTATCTGGCCGGAAAAACTTGAGATAAGGTCTTACAAGCCGCACACCGCGCCCAATTTCGCGCAGATTAAACGCGCGGCGGACGCCATAAACGCGAGCAAAAAACCCGTCATTTACGCGGGCGGAGGCGTTGTCGCCTCGGGCGCGCACAAAGAACTTCTTAAACTTGCTTCGTCGGCGGGAATACCCGTAACGACCACGCTGATGGCGCACGGAGCATTTCCCACGTCGGACAAACTCTGGCTGGGAATGCTGGGTATGCACGGGACGTATGCCGCCAATCACGCTATGCAGAACGCCGATTTGATAATAGCCGTCGGTTCGCGGTTCGACGACAGGTGCACCGGGAAACTTTCGGGCTTCGCTCCGCGCGCGTCGAATATCATTCATATCGACATAGACCCGACTTCGATTTCAAAAACCGTCGCGGCTACCATTCCCATCGTCGCCGACGCAAAAAGCGCTCTCGCCGAACTCGTCAAGCACGTCAAGAAAAGCTCCCGCCCGTCGTGGATTGCGACCATCGACGGCTGGAAGAAAAACTATCCGCTGAAATATAATTCGGACGACAAACTTCGCGGGCAATATGTCATTGAGACACTGAGCCGGCTCACCGGCGGCAAGGCCGTCGCGGTTACGGAAGTCGGACAGCACCAGATGTGGGCGGCGCAGTTTTACAGGCCGTCGTCGCCGCGGGGATTTTTGTCGTCGGGCGGGCTGGGCACAATGGGCTACGGATTTCCGGCGGCCATCGGCGCCAAAGTCGCCAATCCGTCGCAAAACGTTTTTGTCATAGCCGGCGACGGCTCCATACAGATGAACATACAGGAACTCGCCACGGCGGTTCTCAACGGCATAGACGTAAAAGTTCTCATACTCAACAATAATTATCTGGGAATGGTCCGACAGTGGCAGGAGATGTTCTACGGCAGAAGATATTCCTCCGTCTGCCTTCATAAAAACGTCGACTGTCCGACCGAGTGCGACAAACCCGGACGCAAGGGCTGTCCGCCGTACACGCCCGATTTCGTCCGCCTTGCCGAGGCGTACGGGGCCAAGGGTATGCGCGTAACCAAAAAGAGCGAAGTCGAATCAGCGCTCAAAAAAATAGTCGCGTTGAAAGGCGTTGTCGTCGCCGAGTTTATAATCGAGCCGGAGGAAAACGTTCTTCCGATGGTTCCGGCCGGCGCCGCGCTCGACGAGATAATAACGAGTTTGGCGTGA